The Ranitomeya imitator isolate aRanImi1 chromosome 3, aRanImi1.pri, whole genome shotgun sequence genome has a window encoding:
- the LOC138671857 gene encoding olfactory receptor 52N2-like, whose product MVSINISGAYTSVFILDGVPGFESSHVWISIPIFLMYVIAVLGNLLMLLLVMMAPRLHSPMYYFLCTLSLTDLVLSSSIALKMLCIFWLNHKEIPFLSCLVQMFFIHCFTSLESGVLMAMAFDRYIAICNPFHYVSTLTNTLIGKMILALVIRGTIIVTPCPWMASRLPYCHSHHIPHAYCDHMAVVKLACTDTTINSAYGLTVVLIVIVFDISCIAISYVLILRAVLRLSSKNAKNKAFGTCTSHICIILMFYTLGLIGHIGHIAPYIHVILSNLYLLIPPTLNPIIYGVKTKEIRTAALHFFRRSAT is encoded by the exons ATGGTGTCAATCAATATCTCCGGTGCTTACACAAGTGTCTTCATCCTGGATGGGGTCCCGGGCTTCGAATCTTCTCATGTGTGGATATCGATCCCTATCTTTCTCATGTACGTCATAGCTGTCCTGGGGAACCTCTTGATGCTGCTCCTTGTCATGATGGCACCTCGGCTGCACAGTCCCATGTATTATTTCCTCTGCACTTTGTCACTCACTGATCTGGTTCTGTCAAGCTCCATTGCCCTGAAAATGCTCTGCATCTTCTGGCTCAATCACAAGGAGATCCCTTTCTTATCCTGCCTTGTACAGATGTTCTTCATCCACTGTTTCACCTCACTAGAGTCTGGAGTCCTCATGGCCATGGCCTTTGATAGATACATCGCCATCTGTAATCCCTTTCACTATGTAAGTACTTTAACCAACACATTAATAGGAAAAATGATCCTAGCGCTTGTGATAAGAGGAACTATCATAGTGACCCCTTGCCCATGGATGGCCAGTAGACTCCCATACTGTCATAGTCACCACATCCCTCACGCTTACTGTGACCACATGGCGGTTGTGAAGTTGGCCTGTACCGACACCACCATCAACAGTGCCTATGGCTTAACCGTGGTCTTGATAGTCATTGTATTTGACATATCATGCATTGCCATATCCTATGTCTTGATATTGAGGGCGGTTTTGAGACTTTCGTCTAAGAACGCCAAGAATAAAGCTTTTGGAACTTGTACATCTCACATTTGTATCATCCTCATGTTCTACACCCTGGGACT aatAGGTCATATAGGTCATATAGCTCCATATATCCATGTGATCCTGTCCAAcctctacctcctcatcccacccactCTAAACCCCATCATCTATGgtgtgaagaccaaggagatccgcACTGCAGCTCTTCATTTCTTTAGACGCTCTGCAACATAG